A window of Asterias amurensis chromosome 10, ASM3211899v1 genomic DNA:
GGTTCATAATTATTAGCGACAAAATGGCAGACACGTTTAAGCAGAAGCAACACAAACTAGTACCAGGGATTCTTGGAGATATATAGCTATTAATAGAGATTCACCCAGTGACCTCTGACCTTTCTTTTCGTTACAGAACACCATTAATCAACTCCTACTCGTCCTCTCCCTCGCATCTCTCTCCATCTGCCATATCATCAGACGAGATGCCATCGAGGATACATCCGTTGCCATAGTGACGGGGGAACCAAGTCCCAACGAGCTGGCGCCCCTCGAAGACCACCCGAACGACTTGACGGAAGACTATCTTGAGGAACAAGAAGAGTTGACAAATGAGTTGGGATATTTTCAACAAGAGGAAGAATCTGAAGATACACACGATGTCAGCAGCGAGGAAGATGACGAGGTAGAAACGTCATTGACGTCACATGGTGACGTAACATATCATGACGTCACAACGACAAGTCACACCATTCCAGGCACTGTGGAGTTAGAGACATCTTCAAGTAATGAGACAGCCCAAGCACCAACTGCCATCACAGAACAACCACAAATAGACGTCTTGCCGAGCACTAACGCAACATCAACAACACGCCAAACCATTCCAGGCACTGTGCAGATCGAAACATCTACAAGTTATCAGACCACTCAAGCGCCCATGGGGGATGTCTTGCCCAGAGCAATATCAACATCACCACATGACTCGAGCACATCTGCCCCGAATGACGAAGAGTTTTCCCTCCACAGCGAACCTTGTTACGAGCCCCCAGCCCAACGGCTGCATCTCAGCTTCAAACAGAGCAATCAGAACGTGAAATTCCCCGCCCTAGCCATCCTCAAGAAAGAGAATTTTGACGAAGAGAGCATTCAAACAGGGGACGATGAGTCGACTGGGGAACCTCAAGGCCAAAGGGACTATGTTAACATGACGTGCCCCACGGAGTTGCTGCACGTTTCTAACCATGATGACGTCAGCATGAGGAGTCTATGTCCATGGACTTATGTTGCGGATGTAGATCCTAACCGGTGAGTTTTATAACAAAGTTCCACACGGttctagccttttgtcaaggctttCGTGACTTGGGCAGCTTCGTAAAGCTGCGATCCAAACCATGAAGGCATTGACACAAGGCTAGCAAGGTCGGCCGAGTTCC
This region includes:
- the LOC139943411 gene encoding uncharacterized protein, giving the protein MNISYSNSMHLKNTINQLLLVLSLASLSICHIIRRDAIEDTSVAIVTGEPSPNELAPLEDHPNDLTEDYLEEQEELTNELGYFQQEEESEDTHDVSSEEDDEVETSLTSHGDVTYHDVTTTSHTIPGTVELETSSSNETAQAPTAITEQPQIDVLPSTNATSTTRQTIPGTVQIETSTSYQTTQAPMGDVLPRAISTSPHDSSTSAPNDEEFSLHSEPCYEPPAQRLHLSFKQSNQNVKFPALAILKKENFDEESIQTGDDESTGEPQGQRDYVNMTCPTELLHVSNHDDVSMRSLCPWTYVADVDPNRYPSRIMFAVCRCPECIRTGSGENGEFSEDNTCRPVYFRMKVLMKGNCVNGLYVYNTEYQRIPVACACVRPKI